The following proteins come from a genomic window of Pedobacter faecalis:
- the obgE gene encoding GTPase ObgE: protein MSQGSNFVDYVKICCRSGKGGAGSAHLHRDVRTAKGGPDGGDGGRGGHIILRGNAQFWTLLHLKYRKHIIAEDGQPGSGATSTGKSGKDEILDVPLGTIAKDAETGNVLFEITQDGETRILTPGGRGGLGNWHFKTSTMQTPRFAQPGEPGREEWMILELKVLADVGLVGFPNAGKSTLLSVVSAAKPEVADYPFTTIVPNLGIVSYRDGKSFVMADIPGIIEGASKGKGLGFRFLRHIERNSVLLFMVPADTQRTIAQEYSILKSELNDYNPELMQKPHLLAITKSDLLDEELTTEMTKELPSGIPYVFISSVAQKGIQELKDKLWSAIDAG, encoded by the coding sequence ATGTCGCAGGGTTCAAATTTTGTAGATTATGTGAAGATCTGCTGCCGTTCTGGTAAGGGCGGCGCTGGTTCCGCGCATTTGCATCGTGATGTACGGACGGCCAAAGGCGGTCCGGACGGTGGGGATGGCGGCCGGGGCGGCCATATTATTTTGCGCGGAAACGCACAATTCTGGACTTTACTGCATCTCAAATATCGTAAACATATTATAGCCGAAGACGGCCAACCCGGGTCGGGCGCAACATCTACCGGTAAATCTGGTAAAGATGAGATTCTGGATGTTCCGCTCGGGACAATCGCTAAAGATGCAGAGACCGGTAACGTCTTGTTTGAAATCACACAAGATGGTGAGACACGCATCCTAACGCCGGGCGGCCGTGGTGGTCTGGGTAACTGGCACTTCAAGACTTCTACGATGCAAACACCGCGCTTTGCGCAGCCTGGTGAACCGGGACGGGAAGAATGGATGATTCTTGAGTTGAAGGTGCTAGCAGATGTCGGACTGGTAGGTTTTCCAAACGCGGGTAAGTCTACTTTACTTTCCGTGGTATCGGCCGCGAAACCTGAGGTCGCTGACTATCCGTTCACGACCATTGTGCCAAACCTTGGCATTGTTTCTTACCGTGATGGCAAATCTTTTGTAATGGCCGATATCCCCGGAATCATTGAAGGTGCGTCTAAGGGAAAAGGCCTTGGCTTCCGGTTTTTACGGCATATAGAACGTAATTCAGTGTTGCTTTTTATGGTTCCGGCAGATACTCAGCGTACGATTGCACAGGAATACTCCATATTGAAGTCGGAGCTTAACGATTATAATCCCGAACTCATGCAAAAGCCGCATTTGCTGGCTATTACTAAATCGGATCTGCTTGACGAAGAGCTTACGACGGAGATGACAAAGGAACTTCCTTCCGGTATTCCGTATGTTTTCATCTCTTCAGTAGCACAAAAAGGCATTCAGGAGCTGAAAGACAAACTCTGGTCGGCTATTGATGCCGGTTAA
- a CDS encoding TCR/Tet family MFS transporter — protein MAGSRKAALSFIFITLLLDVIGIGIIIPVFPLLIEHLIDGTISDASKWSGWLTFAYAIMQFVCAPIIGNLSDRYGRRPVLLLSLFGFGIDYIFLAFAPTIWWLFVGRVIAGIFGASFTTATAYIADISTNENRAQNFGMIGAAFGLGFVIGPALGGLLGEFGPRVPFIAAAILTLINVVYGFFVLPESLDKDHRRAFDWKRANPLGSLLRLTRYKGLGGLIVALVFVYIAGHAVQSTWTFINIEKFNWSTFTIGISLTTVGLLIAGVQGGLIRVINPKLGNERSIYIGLGCYALGLLLFAFATKSWMMFAFLVPYSLGGIAGPALQAVMSGNVPQNEQGELQGALTSLMSATSIIGPLMMTYLFAWFTRPQAPVKFAGAPFLAGAVLMILSAWIAARSMKKEAFLNRHQ, from the coding sequence ATGGCAGGTTCACGTAAGGCAGCATTAAGTTTCATCTTTATCACACTTCTCCTGGATGTCATCGGCATCGGAATTATCATTCCCGTGTTTCCGCTTCTCATTGAACACCTGATCGACGGAACCATCAGCGATGCTTCCAAATGGAGCGGATGGCTAACATTCGCCTATGCCATTATGCAGTTTGTGTGCGCACCGATCATAGGTAATCTTAGCGACAGGTATGGTCGCCGCCCGGTGCTGCTCCTTTCTCTCTTCGGCTTTGGGATCGACTACATTTTCCTAGCCTTTGCGCCTACCATATGGTGGCTTTTTGTTGGCCGTGTTATCGCTGGTATTTTCGGCGCAAGCTTCACTACAGCCACGGCATACATTGCTGATATCAGCACAAATGAAAACCGCGCCCAAAACTTCGGCATGATCGGCGCGGCTTTCGGACTTGGTTTTGTGATAGGCCCTGCCCTTGGAGGCTTGCTTGGCGAGTTTGGTCCAAGAGTGCCCTTTATTGCCGCAGCCATACTTACGCTCATCAATGTGGTATATGGATTTTTCGTTCTCCCTGAGTCGCTCGACAAAGATCACAGGCGGGCGTTCGACTGGAAGCGGGCAAACCCACTAGGCTCACTTCTCCGTTTGACGCGGTACAAGGGCCTCGGGGGACTTATCGTAGCCCTGGTATTCGTGTATATTGCGGGTCACGCCGTGCAGAGCACCTGGACTTTCATCAACATTGAAAAATTTAACTGGAGCACTTTTACCATCGGTATCTCGCTTACGACCGTGGGCTTACTTATTGCCGGTGTCCAGGGCGGACTAATCCGTGTCATCAATCCGAAACTTGGGAATGAGCGAAGCATTTACATTGGCCTCGGATGTTATGCGCTTGGGCTTCTGCTATTTGCCTTTGCAACAAAAAGCTGGATGATGTTTGCCTTTCTGGTGCCCTACAGCCTTGGTGGCATAGCAGGCCCGGCACTTCAGGCCGTGATGTCCGGGAACGTTCCTCAGAACGAGCAAGGGGAACTTCAGGGAGCGCTGACAAGTCTTATGAGTGCGACTTCTATCATTGGTCCCTTAATGATGACCTACCTCTTCGCATGGTTCACCAGGCCCCAGGCACCCGTTAAGTTCGCCGGCGCACCTTTCCTTGCCGGAGCCGTCCTTATGATTCTCAGCGCCTGGATTGCAGCCCGGTCAATGAAAAAAGAAGCTTTTCTTAACCGGCATCAATAG
- a CDS encoding colanic acid biosynthesis acetyltransferase WcaF produces the protein MQLKKNFDKKGFSTGASLLRISLWYFTSTLLVRSGIIPSSSILVFILKLFGARIGKDVRIKPGIQIKYPWKLRVGDHCWLAECTIENTDFVLIGKNVCISQQAMIITGNHDYTSASFDLLTRPVIIEDSVWIAARAILPPGTRAHKGSVLTIGSVASGNLAENMIYKGNPAAIIRQRKIQK, from the coding sequence ATGCAGCTTAAAAAGAACTTCGATAAAAAAGGCTTTTCCACGGGCGCATCCCTTCTCAGAATATCACTATGGTATTTTACAAGCACACTGCTTGTGCGTTCAGGAATCATTCCTTCCAGCAGTATTCTGGTGTTCATACTCAAACTCTTCGGGGCCCGAATCGGCAAAGATGTGAGAATTAAGCCAGGTATCCAGATAAAATATCCATGGAAATTAAGGGTGGGCGACCACTGCTGGCTTGCTGAATGTACCATTGAAAACACAGACTTCGTCCTTATCGGCAAAAATGTCTGTATCTCCCAGCAGGCCATGATCATTACCGGAAATCACGACTACACCTCTGCTTCTTTCGATCTGCTTACGAGACCCGTTATCATAGAGGACAGCGTCTGGATCGCTGCCCGTGCCATATTACCACCCGGCACGAGGGCACACAAAGGCTCAGTACTCACGATAGGCTCAGTGGCATCAGGCAATCTCGCTGAGAACATGATATATAAGGGTAATCCGGCTGCCATTATCCGGCAAAGAAAAATTCAAAAATAG
- a CDS encoding glycosyltransferase, whose product MKNQHISFIVLTLNEQMHLPRLFDSIRNLNSQIYVLDSGSNDETLNICEKYGAEVKYHPFENHPKQWNAALHAFQVNTPWVICLDADQYIAPDLSKKLTAFSDAEYATVNGIYFNRKNYFQGKWIRYGGYYPKYMLKMFRYTAGFSDLSEAMDHRFQVSGRTLIWKNAHIIEENLKENKIHFWIEKHNRYSDLLAESNSSNQSLYQAESRIFGNPNERNAWCKKIWADLPLLVRPFLYYFYRLIFRLGILDGIRGNIFHFLQAFWFRLIVDIKILESRKCPEGPAEQDQQMGAFLCRFLIVFAVSYCINLGTIAGSAPGGFYSPFIEEHFNYIEGWRRFYIEVAARLLKTLGYQVRTTATTLSVANHAGFRIIYSCLGYGVVSVFMAFALAYPQKALRKFIFLLSGITLIITLNLVRLCLVAIYFNRGYGWDLQHVLFNFAVYASLAVFSIFWINQIPET is encoded by the coding sequence ATGAAGAACCAACACATCTCTTTCATCGTTCTTACGCTCAACGAACAAATGCATCTTCCACGGCTTTTTGATTCCATCCGAAACCTAAATAGCCAGATATACGTGCTCGATTCGGGCAGTAACGATGAAACCTTAAATATTTGTGAGAAATACGGAGCCGAAGTCAAATATCACCCCTTTGAAAATCATCCGAAGCAATGGAACGCAGCACTCCATGCGTTTCAAGTTAATACGCCATGGGTAATCTGCCTGGATGCCGACCAGTATATTGCGCCTGATCTTTCCAAGAAACTGACCGCTTTTAGCGACGCAGAATATGCTACGGTAAACGGAATCTACTTTAACAGGAAAAACTATTTCCAGGGCAAATGGATAAGATACGGTGGCTATTATCCAAAATATATGCTTAAGATGTTCCGATACACCGCAGGCTTCTCCGATCTGAGTGAAGCAATGGATCATCGCTTTCAAGTATCTGGAAGAACGCTGATATGGAAAAACGCCCATATTATTGAGGAGAACCTCAAGGAAAATAAGATACACTTCTGGATCGAGAAGCATAACAGGTATAGCGATTTGCTGGCAGAGAGTAACTCAAGCAATCAATCCCTTTATCAGGCAGAAAGCAGAATTTTTGGCAACCCGAATGAGCGCAACGCCTGGTGTAAAAAGATCTGGGCGGACCTTCCCTTACTTGTGAGACCATTTCTTTATTACTTCTACCGACTTATCTTCAGATTGGGCATTCTTGACGGCATCCGCGGAAACATATTCCACTTCCTGCAAGCCTTTTGGTTCCGGCTGATTGTCGATATCAAAATTCTTGAATCGCGGAAGTGTCCTGAAGGACCGGCAGAACAAGATCAACAAATGGGCGCTTTCCTCTGCCGGTTCCTAATCGTGTTTGCTGTATCATATTGCATTAACCTGGGCACCATTGCAGGGTCTGCTCCGGGCGGCTTCTACAGCCCCTTCATCGAAGAACATTTCAATTATATCGAAGGATGGCGGCGATTTTACATCGAGGTTGCGGCCAGACTATTGAAAACACTTGGATACCAGGTACGCACTACAGCAACAACATTGTCAGTTGCTAACCACGCCGGATTCCGGATCATATATTCTTGTCTCGGTTATGGAGTTGTCTCCGTTTTTATGGCCTTCGCATTAGCCTATCCTCAAAAAGCCCTGCGTAAATTCATCTTTCTCCTCTCTGGCATAACGTTGATAATAACCTTGAACCTCGTCCGACTCTGCCTGGTTGCCATCTATTTCAACCGGGGATATGGGTGGGATCTGCAACATGTACTGTTTAATTTCGCTGTATATGCTTCACTCGCAGTGTTCAGTATTTTCTGGATCAACCAGATACCCGAAACCTAA
- a CDS encoding XrtY-associated glycosyltransferase XYAG1 produces the protein MKIIHITPSYKPAYVYGGPIFSVAALCEALADQDVRQEVMTTTANGHDELRGVTDGQRTYIKGVRVTYYSRVTGGSSHFSPSLLWSLYKKIKKYPGETVVHIHSWWNFTSIFSCLICVMTQTAIVLSPRGMLSAYSFKHRHSLIKNLMHKIAGVRLLQRCHIHATSEQEAREITEVVSAKTIATIFNILSFKPTALSKQIREQQDKAQFRILFLSRIDPKKGLEQLMEAVSLLNFDWQLNIAGTGCTAYIDRLESLSRKLGIDSRIAWVGYKKGIQKYDLLMNNDLLALTSHNENFSNVIAEGLMAGIPVLASNAVGLAPLIRQLDLGWICGLDPCEIATTIEMAHQDSMKRAFIRDTGPSLASTFFCEKSLTNQYLRLYRNAL, from the coding sequence ATGAAAATAATCCACATAACGCCATCCTATAAGCCGGCATATGTTTATGGCGGACCGATCTTTTCCGTCGCAGCCTTATGCGAAGCATTAGCAGACCAAGACGTCAGGCAGGAAGTTATGACCACTACCGCCAACGGACATGACGAACTCCGGGGTGTCACCGATGGTCAAAGGACGTATATAAAAGGTGTGAGGGTGACCTATTATAGTCGTGTAACGGGCGGCTCCAGTCACTTTTCTCCATCATTGCTATGGTCTTTGTATAAGAAAATCAAAAAGTATCCAGGCGAAACCGTTGTCCATATTCATTCCTGGTGGAACTTTACCTCTATTTTTTCCTGCCTAATATGCGTCATGACACAGACGGCTATTGTGCTTTCGCCCAGGGGTATGTTATCTGCCTATAGCTTCAAACACAGACATAGTTTGATAAAGAACCTCATGCATAAGATAGCCGGCGTCCGACTGTTACAGCGTTGTCATATACATGCCACTAGTGAGCAGGAGGCACGGGAAATTACCGAAGTTGTTAGTGCAAAGACAATTGCGACCATATTTAACATCCTGAGCTTCAAGCCAACGGCTTTGTCTAAGCAAATTCGCGAACAGCAGGACAAAGCTCAGTTCCGCATACTTTTTCTTTCCAGGATTGACCCTAAGAAAGGTCTTGAGCAGCTCATGGAAGCCGTAAGCTTGCTAAACTTCGACTGGCAGCTTAACATAGCGGGAACGGGTTGCACCGCATACATAGACAGATTGGAAAGCCTCTCCCGAAAACTGGGTATCGACAGCAGGATTGCCTGGGTGGGTTATAAAAAGGGAATTCAAAAATATGATCTGCTCATGAATAACGATCTACTTGCTTTAACCTCGCACAACGAAAATTTCTCTAACGTCATCGCCGAAGGCCTCATGGCGGGAATACCAGTCCTTGCCTCAAACGCTGTAGGCCTGGCCCCGTTGATCAGGCAGTTAGACCTCGGCTGGATATGTGGTTTGGACCCCTGCGAAATAGCAACAACCATTGAGATGGCCCATCAAGATAGCATGAAACGAGCCTTTATCCGGGACACCGGGCCATCGCTCGCCTCAACATTTTTCTGTGAAAAGAGCCTTACTAACCAATACCTCAGGCTTTACCGAAATGCCCTATGA
- a CDS encoding exosortase Y-associated Wzy-like protein: MYCSNRTSLISLIFVPWLVSEAVQLHPISSYLIAWLGSFFIFYLTIISPQRCIPEDIPIYAQVMRPIILVQVIFAGFMCCTSIFYFLNHTGFYPDDRTENSFFETEDTELLAKCQRLCLLAHCSIATGIISRIKADIQLRYKLTTAGLRPFLQIGILAYTAALLAELHPSLYQLTLPLRCISCASGAYLLIKGMVGKKVFPAVFGGTLFLLHLLSSTLTGYKENIIVNIIVLASIGFAYYRKWVIALAVPLLVTLTYVLPTFTIVFRKQSWEHHQSREEARAQAYQTLTDETKTPFIEKNSLDFLTHRLSEIGMFMTFVRNVPLWNPYSMQALENAVLVFVPRFFWDSKPSMEELAMERVYTAGVANRSSAVSAKTRPVVDGYLFGGSLGIFIYMLLYGVLAQSICNYAEQNFGGYPLGCIIIFNSVFQPLWRGNAFEFLLNNIVYGWLLMICIHKILLMTNTLVSNHENNPHNAIL, encoded by the coding sequence ATGTATTGCAGTAACCGTACAAGTCTCATCTCGCTCATCTTTGTCCCCTGGCTTGTCAGCGAAGCAGTTCAGCTCCATCCAATATCATCCTACCTCATAGCCTGGCTGGGATCGTTTTTCATCTTCTACCTCACCATAATTTCTCCTCAGCGGTGTATACCTGAAGATATCCCGATATACGCACAGGTGATGCGACCAATCATACTTGTACAGGTCATATTTGCCGGCTTCATGTGCTGCACCTCTATATTCTACTTTTTGAATCACACTGGTTTTTATCCTGACGACCGCACCGAAAACTCTTTTTTTGAAACGGAGGACACCGAACTCCTCGCTAAGTGCCAGCGTCTCTGTCTCCTTGCGCACTGTTCCATAGCAACAGGTATCATCTCAAGGATAAAAGCAGATATTCAGCTTCGTTATAAGCTAACTACTGCCGGACTGCGCCCCTTCTTACAGATAGGCATCCTGGCTTACACCGCCGCGCTCCTCGCAGAGTTACATCCAAGTTTATATCAATTGACCTTACCGCTGCGCTGTATTTCCTGCGCATCCGGTGCCTACCTCCTGATTAAAGGCATGGTCGGCAAAAAGGTGTTTCCCGCCGTGTTTGGCGGCACTCTTTTCCTGTTACACCTGCTCAGTTCAACATTAACGGGCTACAAAGAAAATATTATCGTAAATATCATCGTGCTGGCTTCGATTGGTTTTGCTTATTACAGAAAATGGGTTATCGCTCTGGCTGTCCCGCTTTTGGTGACATTAACCTATGTCCTTCCCACTTTTACTATCGTATTTCGGAAACAATCCTGGGAACATCATCAAAGCAGAGAGGAGGCTCGTGCGCAGGCCTATCAAACTTTAACAGATGAAACAAAAACACCTTTCATAGAAAAAAACAGCCTTGACTTCCTAACACACCGATTAAGTGAAATCGGGATGTTCATGACTTTTGTACGCAATGTTCCGCTTTGGAACCCATACAGTATGCAGGCACTCGAAAATGCCGTATTGGTATTCGTACCCCGCTTTTTCTGGGATTCCAAGCCCAGCATGGAGGAGCTGGCCATGGAAAGGGTATATACTGCAGGCGTTGCAAACAGGTCTTCAGCCGTTTCGGCGAAAACCCGGCCGGTAGTTGACGGATATCTGTTTGGCGGCTCATTAGGCATCTTCATATATATGTTATTATACGGTGTCCTCGCTCAATCGATTTGTAACTATGCCGAACAAAACTTCGGTGGATATCCGCTTGGCTGTATCATTATATTTAATAGCGTCTTCCAGCCGCTTTGGAGGGGAAACGCATTTGAATTTCTCTTAAATAACATTGTCTACGGCTGGTTGCTGATGATATGCATTCACAAAATACTGCTAATGACAAATACATTAGTCTCCAACCATGAAAATAATCCACATAACGCCATCCTATAA
- a CDS encoding glycosyltransferase family 4 protein, whose protein sequence is MRLAIICSHPIQYYAPVFALLAKQFETKVFYTSKERNAYDTAFGREIRWDIPLLDGYQYEFTSSIKKIKAFNPDFLLLYGWSYLFHLRVLRFFYKDSSILFRGDSTLIEPRSKLRKLLRKQVLNWVYSHVDMAFYVGSANKAYFIRYWLTEKQLRFAPHAVDNLRFREPSESPCLRKKLGIAMSDTVVLYAGKFTRTKNVQLLIRAFTELNLTDAHLILAGSGKLQSDYIRLTESRQNIHFAGFLNQSEMPGAYQACDLFCLPSLSESWGLAINEAMAAGRAILASDTVGACSDLVSRKNGNIFRSNDLSDLKHKLHRLLSCRKTLEEMGRHSELVISNWTFETQVKNITNVLQ, encoded by the coding sequence ATGAGACTAGCAATAATATGCAGCCATCCCATACAATATTATGCGCCTGTATTTGCGCTGCTTGCGAAGCAATTTGAAACGAAAGTGTTTTATACCAGCAAAGAACGGAATGCATACGACACCGCGTTCGGGCGGGAAATACGTTGGGATATACCCCTGCTGGACGGCTATCAGTATGAATTTACGTCTTCCATCAAGAAAATTAAGGCCTTTAATCCCGACTTTTTACTCCTATATGGCTGGTCATACCTCTTCCATTTAAGGGTCTTGCGGTTCTTTTATAAGGATTCATCAATATTGTTCAGGGGAGACTCCACCCTGATTGAGCCCAGAAGCAAACTGCGGAAGCTATTGCGAAAGCAAGTATTAAATTGGGTATACAGCCACGTGGACATGGCTTTTTATGTGGGAAGCGCTAATAAGGCATACTTCATAAGATACTGGTTAACCGAGAAACAACTACGATTCGCGCCACATGCAGTTGACAACCTACGCTTCAGGGAACCAAGCGAGTCACCTTGCCTCAGAAAAAAACTTGGAATAGCTATGTCTGATACCGTAGTGCTATACGCTGGAAAGTTCACAAGAACTAAGAATGTACAGTTGCTTATCCGTGCTTTCACCGAGCTAAACCTTACTGACGCTCACCTTATCCTGGCAGGCAGCGGAAAGCTCCAGTCAGACTATATACGGTTAACGGAATCGCGACAAAACATCCATTTTGCTGGCTTCTTAAACCAAAGTGAAATGCCCGGAGCGTACCAGGCCTGCGACTTATTTTGTCTTCCCTCTTTAAGTGAGTCCTGGGGCCTTGCGATCAACGAAGCGATGGCAGCAGGAAGAGCAATACTCGCGTCTGATACCGTTGGCGCGTGTTCCGACCTGGTAAGCCGGAAGAACGGTAACATTTTTAGAAGTAACGATTTGTCTGATCTGAAACATAAACTTCATCGACTGCTAAGCTGCAGGAAAACCTTAGAGGAGATGGGAAGACACTCAGAACTCGTCATTAGCAACTGGACATTCGAAACGCAGGTCAAAAATATCACAAATGTATTGCAGTAA
- a CDS encoding ABC transporter ATP-binding protein, with product MNRDTAIHVSNLSKVYYTGQINSRTLGNDLKAWYRKLLERGYSRSTSATKNFPAEVHWALRGVSFQIQKGETLAICGGNGAGKSTLLKIISKITTPTSGSVIGRGRVIPMMEGGAPFHPELGALENIYLYGAMLGLNKISINKCISEVCDFADISEYLNTPMKKYSSGMYARLAFSAATHLEPNILIADEILSASDAAFREKAANKLKDLARKGCTIILVGHNDHIQSICDRQLTLDKGEIIRQ from the coding sequence ATGAACAGGGATACAGCTATACATGTAAGCAACCTGTCAAAGGTATACTATACCGGCCAGATAAATTCCAGAACCCTGGGCAATGACTTAAAAGCATGGTACAGAAAACTGCTTGAACGCGGCTATTCACGCTCCACATCAGCCACAAAAAATTTTCCGGCTGAAGTACACTGGGCACTCAGAGGCGTCTCTTTCCAAATTCAAAAGGGTGAAACCCTGGCAATCTGCGGCGGTAATGGTGCAGGAAAGAGTACACTTCTGAAAATCATCAGTAAGATAACAACACCTACATCGGGATCCGTGATCGGAAGAGGCCGCGTTATACCCATGATGGAGGGCGGTGCGCCATTCCATCCGGAATTAGGCGCGCTGGAAAACATCTACCTGTATGGCGCTATGTTAGGGTTAAACAAAATCTCGATCAACAAGTGCATATCAGAAGTCTGCGATTTTGCGGACATTTCCGAGTACCTCAACACACCCATGAAAAAATACTCCTCGGGCATGTACGCAAGACTCGCCTTCTCGGCTGCGACACACCTCGAACCAAACATATTAATAGCAGATGAAATATTGTCGGCAAGCGACGCAGCATTCCGCGAGAAAGCAGCGAACAAGCTGAAAGACCTTGCTCGCAAGGGATGCACAATTATTCTTGTTGGCCACAATGACCATATACAGTCGATCTGCGACAGACAACTCACACTAGATAAAGGAGAAATCATTAGACAATGA
- a CDS encoding ABC transporter permease, translating to MMEDNHSVWIVDDKKASCKSQVAALWRCRHLVLQLAIRDVTAFYRQTVLGPMWLIVQPILTTGVYALVFGQVVKVPTDAIPKPLFYFTGVILWNYFSECTHKVSSSLRDNNILFAKIYFPKLVVPVSISIALMFRFAIQFALLIALVLVVGSYNIHLHKYWVILPLVLLVLIIHSVGFGLVLAAFTSKYRDLALLAAFITQLMMYTTTVIYPLSIAPKQLYLFIVANPMTAVIESFRCILLNKGVLNISQLLVAATCAGILLVTGVYLFIRSEQKSVDVI from the coding sequence ATGATGGAAGATAACCATAGCGTGTGGATAGTCGACGACAAAAAAGCTTCCTGTAAATCGCAAGTAGCGGCACTTTGGAGGTGCCGCCATCTCGTTCTTCAACTTGCCATTAGAGATGTAACCGCATTTTACCGGCAAACTGTGCTTGGCCCTATGTGGTTGATCGTTCAGCCAATACTTACCACTGGAGTATATGCACTAGTTTTTGGTCAGGTGGTCAAAGTGCCGACCGACGCCATTCCAAAACCGCTTTTCTATTTTACAGGGGTTATCTTGTGGAACTACTTCTCTGAATGCACACATAAGGTTTCATCTTCACTGAGGGATAACAACATCTTATTTGCTAAGATATATTTTCCGAAACTGGTCGTGCCTGTAAGTATTTCCATTGCCCTGATGTTTAGGTTCGCTATCCAGTTCGCACTCTTGATAGCCCTCGTTTTAGTCGTCGGAAGCTATAACATTCATTTGCATAAATATTGGGTCATCTTGCCGTTAGTACTCCTGGTGCTCATTATACACAGTGTAGGTTTTGGTCTTGTCCTTGCTGCGTTCACGTCGAAGTATCGCGATCTGGCCCTGCTTGCAGCATTCATCACCCAGTTGATGATGTACACCACAACCGTCATTTATCCGCTATCAATAGCACCCAAGCAACTTTACTTGTTCATCGTCGCCAATCCAATGACCGCTGTTATAGAAAGCTTCAGATGTATCCTGTTGAATAAGGGAGTACTTAACATATCTCAACTACTAGTTGCTGCTACCTGTGCAGGCATTCTTTTAGTGACGGGAGTCTATCTGTTTATCCGGTCGGAGCAAAAATCTGTCGACGTGATATGA
- a CDS encoding glycosyltransferase family 4 protein, translating into MKSSCLLLTLRTFSDNGGIQRSGRILAKSLQDIYQSEFKMYSLYDGDLDQRYIEPEHFTGFNGRKLSFVFRILKSTTKVLIVNHIHLIAFALLLKIFNVKLKIVLVAHGTEVWRAMPWWKRYFLRKHVNIWAVSDYTNKVLRDKHGLVKINTIHLCLDPFWQLPRDFKKPVYLLRRYNLPHDARIMFTLCRKNTHDREKGYERVINLIPGLKKEIPELHYFIAGRTNRSESIRLRKTIAALNLSNCVHLMEQIDEAELVDHYLLADLFIMPSTKEGFGMVFTEAAVSGCMVIAGDADGSREALIYGHLGLTVDASDPRALHNSVKNSLANPLNRQRKYQQQSLALNEFNYEKYRTKIQQSLEQCES; encoded by the coding sequence ATGAAATCTTCCTGCCTGCTTCTCACCCTTAGAACCTTTAGCGACAATGGAGGCATCCAACGGTCGGGCCGGATACTTGCAAAATCTTTACAGGACATCTACCAATCTGAGTTTAAGATGTACTCTTTATATGACGGAGATCTTGATCAAAGGTATATTGAGCCGGAACACTTTACAGGCTTCAATGGCAGAAAACTCAGCTTTGTATTTCGAATTCTGAAGTCCACGACTAAAGTCCTGATCGTTAATCATATCCACCTGATTGCTTTCGCCCTCCTGTTAAAAATTTTCAATGTTAAGCTTAAAATTGTCCTGGTTGCACACGGAACAGAAGTATGGAGAGCTATGCCATGGTGGAAGAGGTACTTTTTGAGGAAGCATGTTAACATATGGGCAGTAAGTGACTATACAAATAAAGTGCTGCGGGACAAACATGGTCTTGTCAAAATTAATACCATCCATCTCTGTCTAGATCCTTTCTGGCAGCTACCCAGAGACTTCAAAAAGCCTGTTTATCTGCTGCGCAGGTACAACCTGCCACATGACGCCCGAATAATGTTTACACTTTGCAGAAAAAACACACATGACCGTGAAAAAGGTTATGAACGGGTTATTAATCTTATCCCAGGCCTTAAAAAAGAGATTCCTGAGCTGCATTATTTCATTGCAGGAAGAACTAACCGCTCCGAAAGCATCCGATTGCGTAAAACCATAGCAGCACTTAACCTGAGCAATTGCGTTCATTTGATGGAACAGATTGATGAGGCTGAACTCGTTGACCATTACCTGCTGGCTGACCTTTTCATTATGCCAAGTACAAAAGAAGGATTTGGAATGGTGTTTACCGAAGCGGCGGTCAGCGGCTGCATGGTGATAGCCGGAGATGCTGACGGCAGCAGAGAGGCCCTCATCTATGGGCATTTAGGCCTAACGGTTGATGCCTCAGACCCTCGTGCGCTACACAATTCCGTGAAGAATAGTCTGGCAAATCCTCTAAACAGACAGCGCAAATATCAGCAACAGTCGTTAGCACTTAATGAATTCAACTATGAAAAATACCGAACTAAAATTCAGCAATCTCTGGAGCAATGCGAATCATGA